Proteins encoded in a region of the Nocardia asteroides genome:
- a CDS encoding IS110 family transposase, protein MFVGWDWGNAAHDVTVINDAGGRVDRLRIPHTEDGITRALAELARHGDRTDLPVAIETTRGLVVDRLLAAGHPVIAIHPNAFHAARPRWGAARAKNDPGDAFKLADFARTDIHRLPRLVPTLPETLELQALTRQRGDQLGLRIAAANQLAALLDAHWPGGKTVFAQLHSPIALEFLDRYPTPQSAAGLTPARLEQFCKRRGYSGRRSGSELLARLREAPVAATRLGQAVVAQLVRAQVAVVRALQAGIDTLETIITEAVTAHPYARLLGDLPRVGTLNLAQIIGEVGPILERTTSFDQLAAETGVAPVTRASGKTHTVAFRHATNRHARQALHVWFDNSRRAHAWAAQRYAAARARGQRHPHAPRTLGRAWLRVIWACWRTKTAYNPTRHQPEKQPTAA, encoded by the coding sequence TTGTTCGTCGGCTGGGACTGGGGAAACGCTGCCCACGACGTGACCGTGATCAACGACGCCGGGGGCCGGGTCGACCGGCTGAGGATCCCTCATACCGAGGACGGCATCACCCGGGCGCTGGCCGAACTGGCTCGTCACGGCGACCGTACCGATCTGCCGGTGGCGATCGAGACCACCCGCGGCTTGGTCGTGGACCGCCTGCTCGCCGCCGGTCACCCGGTGATCGCGATACACCCCAACGCATTCCATGCCGCCCGGCCACGCTGGGGCGCAGCGCGGGCGAAGAACGATCCCGGCGACGCGTTCAAGCTGGCGGACTTCGCGCGCACCGACATCCACCGCCTGCCGCGGCTGGTGCCGACACTGCCGGAAACTCTCGAGCTGCAGGCACTGACCCGCCAGCGCGGCGACCAGCTGGGTCTGCGTATCGCGGCTGCCAACCAGCTCGCCGCCCTGCTCGATGCGCACTGGCCCGGGGGCAAAACCGTTTTCGCGCAACTGCATTCGCCGATCGCGCTGGAGTTCCTCGACCGCTACCCGACCCCGCAGAGCGCCGCCGGGCTCACCCCGGCCCGCCTCGAGCAGTTCTGCAAACGCCGAGGCTACAGTGGCCGCCGCAGCGGAAGCGAGCTGCTGGCCCGACTGCGTGAGGCGCCGGTGGCCGCCACCCGCCTCGGGCAGGCCGTGGTGGCGCAGTTGGTCCGCGCCCAGGTCGCGGTCGTGCGGGCACTGCAGGCCGGCATCGACACCCTCGAAACGATCATCACCGAGGCCGTCACCGCACACCCCTACGCCCGGTTGCTCGGCGATCTGCCACGCGTGGGCACCCTGAACCTGGCCCAGATCATCGGTGAGGTCGGCCCGATCCTCGAGCGCACCACCAGCTTCGATCAACTGGCCGCGGAGACCGGTGTCGCCCCGGTCACCCGCGCCTCTGGCAAGACCCATACCGTCGCGTTCCGGCACGCCACCAACCGACACGCCCGCCAAGCCCTGCACGTCTGGTTCGACAACAGCCGCCGCGCCCACGCCTGGGCCGCGCAGCGCTACGCCGCGGCCCGTGCACGCGGGCAACGCCACCCACACGCCCCGCGCACCCTCGGCCGCGCTTGGCTGCGCGTCATCTGGGCCTGCTGGCGCACCAAAACCGCCTACAACCCCACCCGCCACCAACCGGAAAAACAACCGACCGCCGCATAG
- a CDS encoding DUF5682 family protein yields the protein MTSGAGTTPTTKVFGIRHHGPGSARSLWLALAAFRPDMILIEGPADADPLVGLVAAEGMTPPVALLAYVPDAPAKAAFWPYAVFSPEWQALRYAVDNDVPVRFCDLPATIALATEDEPGDRFDPLAALAEAGGYDDAERWWDAVVESVPDADAFDPITEAMGALRESAEHTARRGHTTPAIDPSADDPAPEVDSVAEAVDETPVRESPPEPLVIDAHTLRREAYMRQTMRKALKDGATRLAVVCGAWHAPALTGALGPAAPDARLLKGLPKTKARLTWVPWTHSRLSTSSGYGAGVTSPGWYHHLFTATERPIARWLTKVAGVLRAHDLPVSSAHVIEAVRLADALAALRGRPLAGLSEVTEATRSVLCGGDETMLQLVIGELVVGEALGAVPEQTPTVPLDADLRATIRSLRMKQEPSARTVDLDLRKEREVERSRLLHRLRVLGVDWGTLTTSDVRSTGTFRETWTLRWHPEYAISIIEASRWGTTIRTAAEAKILDTANRTDRTVGELTAALEVALLADLGGATDGLIARLESTAALDHDVTHLLAALPGLIRTLRYGDVRGTDTKALAHVADGLLVRICAGLPAAVTGLDTDAATELRGLLDAAHTAIHTRDDGWATGEWLAALRRVADRDDVHGALVGRAVRLLADAGRIDDTESARRLSAALSVGATAAAKAAWIDGFLGGRGLLLVHDRELLRLIDDWLRGLGDDTFIETLPLLRRTFGAFESGERRAIGQAVRDGGSVSATSAIAGIDADRATTAVRTAAEILGVTV from the coding sequence GTGACCTCCGGCGCCGGAACGACGCCCACGACCAAGGTTTTCGGCATCCGCCACCATGGTCCCGGTTCGGCGCGCTCGCTGTGGCTGGCCCTGGCGGCGTTCCGGCCCGACATGATCCTCATCGAGGGGCCCGCGGACGCCGACCCGCTGGTGGGTCTCGTCGCGGCCGAGGGGATGACTCCGCCGGTCGCGCTGCTGGCGTACGTTCCCGACGCGCCCGCCAAGGCCGCGTTCTGGCCCTACGCGGTGTTCTCCCCCGAATGGCAGGCGCTGCGCTACGCCGTGGACAACGACGTGCCCGTGCGGTTCTGCGATCTGCCCGCCACGATCGCGCTGGCGACGGAGGACGAACCCGGCGACCGATTCGATCCTCTCGCCGCGCTGGCCGAGGCGGGCGGATACGACGACGCCGAACGCTGGTGGGACGCCGTCGTCGAATCCGTGCCCGACGCCGACGCGTTCGACCCGATCACCGAGGCGATGGGCGCGCTGCGGGAATCAGCCGAGCACACCGCGCGGCGAGGCCACACGACGCCGGCCATCGACCCATCTGCGGACGACCCGGCGCCGGAGGTCGATTCGGTCGCGGAGGCGGTCGATGAAACTCCCGTGCGCGAATCACCACCCGAGCCACTCGTGATCGATGCCCACACCCTGCGGCGCGAAGCCTATATGCGTCAGACCATGCGCAAAGCGCTGAAGGACGGAGCGACACGGCTCGCGGTGGTGTGTGGTGCTTGGCATGCACCCGCGCTCACCGGCGCGCTCGGGCCTGCCGCTCCGGACGCCCGGTTGCTCAAGGGGCTGCCGAAGACCAAGGCCCGGCTCACCTGGGTTCCGTGGACGCATTCGCGGCTGTCCACGTCCTCCGGCTACGGCGCGGGCGTCACCTCACCCGGTTGGTATCACCATCTGTTCACCGCGACCGAGCGACCGATCGCGCGCTGGCTGACCAAGGTGGCCGGTGTGCTGCGCGCCCACGACCTACCCGTTTCCAGCGCGCACGTCATCGAAGCCGTTCGGCTCGCCGACGCACTCGCCGCGCTGCGCGGCCGACCGCTCGCCGGTTTGTCGGAGGTCACCGAGGCCACGCGGTCGGTCCTGTGCGGCGGAGACGAGACGATGCTGCAATTGGTGATCGGCGAACTCGTCGTCGGTGAGGCGCTCGGCGCCGTTCCGGAGCAGACGCCGACCGTGCCGCTGGACGCCGACCTGCGCGCCACCATCCGATCGCTGCGGATGAAGCAGGAGCCCTCGGCCCGCACCGTCGACCTGGATCTGCGCAAGGAGCGCGAGGTCGAGCGCTCGCGCCTGCTGCACCGGCTGCGGGTGCTCGGGGTCGACTGGGGCACGCTCACCACCAGCGACGTCCGCAGCACCGGCACCTTCCGGGAAACGTGGACGCTGCGGTGGCATCCCGAGTACGCCATCTCGATCATCGAGGCCTCGCGCTGGGGCACCACCATCCGCACCGCGGCGGAGGCGAAGATCCTCGACACCGCCAACCGCACCGACCGCACCGTCGGCGAATTGACCGCCGCGCTGGAGGTCGCCCTGCTCGCCGATCTCGGTGGCGCCACCGATGGATTGATCGCCCGGCTGGAATCCACCGCCGCCCTCGACCACGACGTCACCCACCTGCTCGCCGCGCTGCCCGGCCTGATCCGGACGCTGCGCTACGGCGACGTGCGCGGCACCGACACCAAAGCGCTGGCCCACGTCGCCGACGGCTTGCTGGTGCGCATCTGCGCGGGCCTGCCCGCGGCGGTCACCGGCTTGGACACCGACGCCGCCACCGAGCTGCGCGGTCTGCTGGACGCGGCGCACACCGCCATCCACACCAGGGACGACGGCTGGGCGACCGGCGAGTGGCTGGCCGCCCTGCGCCGCGTCGCCGACCGCGACGACGTGCACGGCGCGCTGGTGGGGCGAGCTGTCCGCCTGCTCGCCGACGCGGGCCGCATCGACGACACCGAATCCGCGCGCAGACTGTCCGCGGCCCTGTCGGTGGGCGCCACCGCCGCGGCCAAGGCGGCGTGGATCGACGGGTTCCTCGGCGGCCGCGGCCTGCTGCTGGTCCACGATCGAGAGTTGTTGCGGCTCATCGACGATTGGTTGCGCGGGCTCGGCGACGACACGTTCATCGAGACGCTGCCGCTGCTGCGCCGGACCTTCGGCGCGTTCGAATCGGGTGAGCGCCGCGCGATCGGGCAGGCGGTCCGCGACGGCGGGTCCGTCTCCGCCACATCAGCGATCGCGGGCATCGACGCGGACCGAGCGACGACCGCCGTGCGCACCGCGGCCGAGATCCTGGGGGTCACGGTATGA
- a CDS encoding AAA family ATPase: MTTTDPTPALLRPHAEQAYADELRALAAADDRPRPPSWRLSPWAVVTYLLGGALPDGTVITPKYVGPRRLVEVAVATLATDRALLLLGVPGTAKTWVSEHLSAAISGASTLLVQGTSGTAEEAIRYGWNYARLLAEGPSDAALVPSPVLTAMRAGSIARIEELTRIPSDVQDALITILSEKTLPVPELGTEVQAAKGFNVIATANDRDRGVNELSSALRRRFNTVVLPLPASEDEEVAIVTRRVEQLGSALELPTVPAAAEEVRRVVRVFRELRSGSTADGRTKLKSPSGTLSTAEAISVITNGIALSAHFGDGVLRASDIAGAVLGSVIKDPVADAVVWTEYLEAVVRERPDWADFYRACREVTG, translated from the coding sequence GTGACCACCACCGACCCGACACCGGCTCTGCTGCGCCCGCACGCCGAACAGGCATACGCCGACGAGTTGCGCGCCCTCGCCGCCGCCGACGACCGGCCCCGCCCGCCGTCCTGGCGGTTGTCGCCCTGGGCGGTGGTCACCTACCTGCTCGGCGGCGCCCTCCCGGACGGCACCGTGATCACCCCGAAGTACGTCGGCCCGCGCAGGCTCGTGGAAGTGGCGGTCGCGACGCTTGCCACCGACCGGGCGCTGCTGCTGCTCGGTGTGCCCGGCACCGCGAAAACCTGGGTGTCGGAACATCTTTCCGCCGCCATCAGCGGTGCGTCGACCCTTCTGGTGCAGGGCACCTCGGGCACGGCCGAGGAGGCGATCCGCTATGGCTGGAACTACGCGCGGTTGCTCGCGGAAGGACCGAGCGACGCGGCGCTGGTGCCGTCACCGGTGCTCACCGCCATGCGAGCCGGCTCCATCGCCCGGATCGAAGAGCTCACCCGCATCCCCTCCGACGTGCAGGACGCGCTGATCACCATCCTGTCCGAGAAGACGTTGCCGGTACCCGAACTGGGCACCGAGGTGCAAGCGGCCAAGGGCTTCAACGTCATCGCCACCGCCAACGACCGCGACCGCGGCGTGAACGAGCTGTCCTCCGCCTTGCGCCGCCGGTTCAACACGGTCGTGCTGCCGCTGCCCGCCAGCGAGGACGAGGAGGTCGCCATCGTCACCAGGCGGGTCGAGCAGCTCGGCTCCGCACTGGAACTGCCCACCGTGCCCGCGGCGGCCGAGGAGGTGCGGCGGGTGGTGCGGGTCTTCCGCGAGCTGCGCTCCGGTAGCACCGCCGACGGCCGCACCAAGCTCAAGTCGCCGTCCGGAACGCTGTCCACCGCCGAGGCGATCTCGGTGATCACCAACGGAATCGCGCTCTCGGCACACTTCGGAGACGGCGTGCTGCGCGCATCCGACATCGCCGGCGCGGTGCTCGGCTCGGTGATCAAGGATCCGGTGGCCGATGCGGTGGTGTGGACGGAGTACCTGGAGGCCGTGGTCCGCGAGCGGCCCGACTGGGCGGATTTCTACCGCGCCTGCCGCGAGGTCACCGGGTGA
- a CDS encoding SWIM zinc finger family protein, with translation MTTPWTEDQVTALAPDANSLSAARKLMGRWHECGHHGTALWGRCQGSGATPYQTIVDLSGPAYRCSCPSRKFPCKHALSLLLRWAAGEVAAVAETADYAASWIGGRAARAAASTDRARTANPATAEQRRLRVTAGLEELDVWLRDQVRTGLAQADRSYRAFEAVAARMVDAQAPGIAATLRRLPAAVATRTDWPDVVLREYARMHLLVAAHRQLDAVPHALGASIRTHVGYPTPAETVRAEPPVRDRWMVFGSQITEEERLYTRRTWLYGRETGRWALVVDHSFGSPGFPADVPALGRLADAQLHFYPGAAPLRALWGEQHSASEPFTTLPEDAGRPATITAALAAHACALGADPWLRSWPMLLVDVVASRTEQGWYVTESDGTALPIRPGEQPWTLLAVSGGHPVTVVGEWSADGLTPISVFTAGEVIDLVRTETFARDAPRPSTGAVAGADLTSVALLGTARRAPDLAVLAPPIARAADRLPSEPATRLLESAALQDLFTRGGVVPATAEAPEPAADDPRLSLPRPAAARLARMLRERSAFLPEWIDAAQPHDYRAPDALCEQLLEHAKINAALREPLLRLAGARGSWLAARHPDWHDLVRQPSGPSERSTDTWLFGRPTERRDWLAELRRSDADAARAALTAAWPKESGPLKAELLALLAEGLGPEDEPLLETALDDRRADVRRTAAGLLALLPESAFTRRMRDRARAWIRAEQRMLHTNVVLTLPDTLDAAAQRDGITDRTVEFAYRWNGAPDVHAARLRQVVAATPLTHWAGVLGTPQQAVRATIEDRFRQPVFDGWVDAALAQRDSAWARALFEAGVPTDLAMLRRRELFALLPLPDRTAHLVRLDGSWLSEIEALLPAMGHPWPEALAKHVVGLLVERARAAARRPEAHGASPNAHRSLLAAAAVHLPVTAAGTLSAVARRCDDPAWERAFDQLAHDLNHRSMMLEELQ, from the coding sequence ATGACGACGCCGTGGACCGAAGACCAGGTCACGGCGTTGGCGCCGGACGCGAATTCGCTGTCCGCGGCGCGCAAGCTGATGGGCCGCTGGCATGAGTGCGGGCACCACGGCACGGCATTGTGGGGGCGGTGCCAGGGCAGCGGCGCCACGCCGTACCAGACGATCGTCGACCTGTCCGGTCCGGCGTACCGGTGCTCCTGCCCGAGCCGCAAATTCCCCTGCAAACACGCACTGTCACTGCTGCTGCGCTGGGCGGCGGGCGAGGTCGCCGCCGTCGCGGAGACCGCGGACTACGCGGCCTCGTGGATCGGCGGCCGTGCGGCCCGCGCCGCCGCGAGCACGGACCGGGCCCGCACCGCGAACCCGGCCACCGCCGAGCAGCGGCGGCTGCGGGTGACCGCGGGGCTGGAAGAACTCGACGTCTGGCTGCGCGACCAGGTACGCACCGGGCTCGCGCAGGCCGATCGCTCGTATCGCGCGTTCGAGGCCGTGGCCGCGCGCATGGTCGACGCGCAGGCCCCCGGCATCGCCGCTACCCTGCGCCGGCTCCCGGCCGCCGTGGCCACGCGGACCGACTGGCCCGACGTGGTGCTGCGCGAGTACGCGCGGATGCACCTGCTGGTCGCCGCGCACCGGCAGCTCGACGCGGTGCCGCACGCGCTGGGCGCCAGCATCCGGACCCATGTCGGCTACCCCACCCCGGCCGAGACGGTGCGCGCCGAACCTCCGGTCCGGGATCGCTGGATGGTGTTCGGTTCGCAGATCACCGAGGAGGAGCGCCTCTACACCCGGCGAACCTGGCTGTACGGACGGGAAACCGGGCGCTGGGCGCTGGTGGTCGACCATTCCTTCGGTTCCCCCGGCTTCCCCGCCGACGTTCCCGCGCTCGGGCGACTGGCCGACGCACAGTTGCATTTCTATCCGGGCGCGGCGCCGCTGCGCGCGCTCTGGGGCGAACAGCACAGCGCCTCCGAACCCTTCACCACGCTACCCGAGGACGCAGGCAGGCCCGCCACTATCACCGCGGCGCTGGCTGCGCACGCCTGCGCGCTCGGCGCCGATCCGTGGTTGCGTTCGTGGCCGATGCTGCTGGTCGACGTGGTGGCCTCCCGCACCGAACAAGGCTGGTATGTCACCGAATCCGACGGCACGGCGCTGCCGATCCGGCCGGGTGAGCAACCGTGGACGCTGCTGGCCGTTTCCGGTGGTCATCCGGTGACGGTGGTCGGCGAGTGGAGCGCCGACGGGCTGACGCCGATCTCGGTGTTCACCGCGGGCGAGGTGATCGATCTGGTGCGCACGGAAACCTTCGCCCGGGACGCGCCTCGTCCGTCCACCGGGGCGGTAGCCGGCGCGGACCTCACGTCGGTCGCACTGCTGGGCACCGCCCGCCGCGCGCCGGATCTCGCCGTGCTGGCGCCCCCCATCGCGCGTGCCGCCGACCGGCTGCCGAGCGAACCAGCGACGCGGCTGCTCGAATCGGCCGCGCTACAAGACCTTTTCACGCGCGGCGGTGTCGTACCCGCCACCGCCGAGGCGCCCGAGCCCGCAGCGGACGATCCCCGCCTGTCGCTGCCGCGCCCCGCGGCGGCACGCCTGGCGCGCATGCTGCGGGAGCGCTCGGCCTTCCTGCCCGAATGGATCGACGCGGCGCAGCCGCACGACTACCGGGCGCCGGATGCGCTCTGCGAGCAACTGCTCGAGCACGCGAAGATCAATGCCGCCTTGCGTGAGCCGCTGTTGCGCCTGGCGGGCGCCCGGGGCAGCTGGCTGGCGGCCCGGCATCCGGATTGGCACGACCTGGTACGGCAGCCGTCCGGCCCATCCGAACGCTCCACGGACACCTGGTTGTTCGGCCGACCGACCGAGCGGCGCGACTGGCTCGCCGAACTCCGGCGCAGCGACGCCGATGCGGCCAGGGCGGCGCTCACCGCGGCATGGCCGAAGGAATCCGGGCCGCTGAAGGCAGAACTGCTGGCCCTGCTCGCCGAGGGCCTCGGCCCCGAAGACGAGCCCCTGCTGGAGACGGCGCTGGACGACCGGCGCGCGGACGTGCGCCGCACCGCCGCAGGACTGCTCGCGCTGCTGCCGGAATCGGCGTTCACGCGGCGGATGCGCGACCGGGCCCGCGCGTGGATCCGCGCCGAGCAACGGATGCTGCACACGAACGTGGTTCTCACACTTCCGGATACGCTCGACGCTGCCGCACAGCGCGACGGGATCACCGACCGCACCGTCGAATTCGCCTACCGCTGGAACGGCGCGCCCGACGTGCACGCCGCCCGGCTCCGGCAAGTGGTCGCCGCGACGCCGCTGACCCATTGGGCCGGTGTGCTCGGCACACCGCAGCAGGCGGTGCGCGCCACGATCGAGGACCGGTTCCGGCAGCCGGTCTTCGACGGTTGGGTGGACGCCGCTCTGGCTCAACGTGATTCGGCCTGGGCGCGAGCGCTTTTCGAAGCGGGTGTGCCCACCGACTTGGCGATGTTGCGCAGGCGCGAGCTGTTCGCGCTGCTACCGCTGCCGGATCGGACCGCGCACCTGGTGCGGCTGGACGGCTCGTGGCTCTCGGAGATCGAGGCCCTGCTGCCCGCGATGGGACATCCGTGGCCGGAAGCGCTGGCCAAGCACGTGGTCGGGCTGCTGGTCGAGCGGGCGCGGGCCGCGGCGCGGCGCCCGGAGGCGCACGGCGCGTCGCCGAACGCGCACCGGTCACTGCTGGCCGCGGCGGCCGTCCACCTCCCCGTCACCGCCGCGGGCACGCTGTCCGCGGTGGCCCGCCGATGCGACGATCCCGCCTGGGAGCGTGCCTTCGACCAGCTCGCCCACGACCTCAACCACCGCTCGATGATGCTCGAGGAGTTGCAGTGA
- a CDS encoding AAA family ATPase, whose amino-acid sequence MRLDPDAVQAAGSTDAAPRLSEVVTRRLAEDPAVTPSVTRTVLRALGAAESDDAATAFDHSGIFLSVIRVRGFRGIGPETTLQLPPGPGLTLVVGRNGSGKSSFAEAAEMALTGGNRRWDGRSAAWREGWRNLHDGTAARIELELLTAGDAPRLTITKEWAAEADLPDAHWTQRYPPAPPTEFDMDRWAAQLELYRPFLSYSELGALVDGKPSDLFDALHQLLGLDELTLAQERIRMRRLELERAVRDSRQERLELLDLLASVADDRAVRVAGLLRPAQPDLAAVGREVLGVVDDPAGPDGLRAIVRLALPDDTEVEAVAGRLESWGAALAEGATADAEADLRVLELLRKAREHQAASGSCPCPVCGRGALDEDWLRETDAAIERLSARVNALTTARREFGNAVRAARALPDLVPAELDFDPRNPPSVDTTAVREAWADWAALTTTEYTPDLPDRLRSAHARLVDELDLLQKGTRKELDRLDEVWTPLVPRIVAWLDGAREVAAHAAELRTVKKAEDWLKSATAGLRGERMTPLETTARWVWRTLRQQSNVELGAIRLQGNAGTARRVLLDVTVDEVDGAALGVMSQGELHALGLSLFLPRATVEDSPFRFVMIDDPVQAMDPAKVDGLAQVLATVAWTRQVVVFTHDERLAEAVRRMQLDATVLEVQRRDRSVVEVRVSSDPIRRYLDDARALVRTPQLPAAIADELVATCCRSAVEAASLARARRTLLAAGMNHREVERHIDAAHSTRAKVALAVFGVGSKVDDLNKNLIALEGRWVVDALRDATAGAHVPIGRDMRELIGETERFVAWLAR is encoded by the coding sequence ATGCGCCTGGATCCCGACGCTGTCCAGGCCGCCGGTTCCACGGACGCCGCGCCCCGGCTCTCGGAGGTGGTGACGAGGCGCCTCGCCGAGGACCCAGCGGTAACGCCCTCGGTCACGCGGACCGTGTTGCGCGCTCTCGGCGCCGCCGAATCGGACGACGCCGCAACGGCATTCGATCACTCCGGGATCTTCCTGAGCGTCATCCGGGTGCGCGGTTTCCGAGGCATCGGCCCGGAGACGACGCTCCAGCTGCCGCCCGGCCCCGGTCTCACGCTCGTGGTCGGGCGGAACGGTAGCGGTAAATCCAGTTTCGCCGAAGCCGCCGAAATGGCCCTGACCGGCGGGAACCGCCGGTGGGACGGTCGATCGGCGGCGTGGCGGGAAGGCTGGCGCAACCTGCACGACGGCACGGCCGCCCGTATCGAGTTGGAGTTGCTCACCGCGGGTGACGCCCCCCGGCTCACCATCACCAAGGAGTGGGCGGCTGAGGCGGACCTGCCCGACGCGCACTGGACCCAGCGGTATCCGCCCGCGCCGCCGACGGAGTTCGACATGGACCGGTGGGCGGCCCAGCTCGAGCTCTACCGTCCCTTCCTGTCCTACAGCGAACTCGGCGCGCTGGTGGACGGCAAGCCCAGCGACCTGTTCGACGCGCTGCACCAGCTGCTGGGGCTCGACGAACTCACCCTGGCGCAGGAGCGGATCCGCATGCGCCGCCTGGAGCTGGAACGCGCTGTGCGGGATTCGCGTCAGGAGCGGCTGGAACTACTGGACCTGCTCGCGTCGGTGGCCGACGACCGCGCGGTCCGGGTCGCCGGGTTGCTGCGGCCCGCTCAGCCGGATCTCGCCGCCGTTGGCCGTGAAGTGCTGGGCGTGGTGGACGACCCGGCGGGACCGGACGGCTTGCGCGCGATCGTGCGGCTCGCGCTGCCCGATGACACCGAAGTGGAAGCCGTGGCCGGCCGCCTCGAATCGTGGGGCGCGGCCCTCGCGGAGGGCGCTACCGCCGACGCCGAAGCCGATCTGCGCGTGCTCGAGCTACTGCGCAAGGCGCGCGAGCATCAGGCGGCGAGCGGGAGTTGCCCGTGTCCGGTGTGCGGCCGCGGCGCCTTGGACGAGGACTGGTTGCGCGAGACCGACGCCGCCATCGAGCGGCTGTCCGCCCGGGTGAACGCGCTCACCACCGCCCGCAGGGAGTTCGGCAACGCCGTGCGGGCCGCGCGGGCGCTTCCCGACCTCGTCCCCGCCGAACTGGATTTCGATCCGCGCAACCCCCCGTCGGTCGACACCACGGCGGTGCGCGAGGCATGGGCCGACTGGGCGGCGCTGACCACCACCGAATACACCCCGGACCTGCCCGACCGGCTGCGCAGCGCGCACGCGCGACTGGTCGACGAACTGGACCTGTTGCAGAAGGGCACCCGCAAGGAGCTCGACCGCTTGGACGAGGTGTGGACGCCCCTGGTGCCGCGCATCGTGGCCTGGCTGGACGGCGCGCGCGAGGTGGCCGCGCACGCGGCGGAACTGCGGACGGTGAAGAAGGCCGAGGACTGGTTGAAGTCGGCCACCGCGGGCCTGCGCGGCGAGCGGATGACGCCGCTGGAGACGACGGCTCGCTGGGTGTGGCGCACGCTGCGGCAGCAGAGCAACGTCGAGCTCGGCGCGATCCGTTTGCAGGGCAACGCCGGCACCGCGCGCCGCGTGCTGCTCGACGTGACCGTCGACGAGGTCGACGGGGCCGCACTGGGCGTGATGAGCCAAGGGGAGTTGCACGCGCTCGGTCTCTCGCTGTTCCTGCCGCGAGCCACGGTGGAGGACAGTCCCTTCCGGTTCGTCATGATCGATGACCCGGTACAGGCGATGGACCCGGCCAAAGTGGACGGCCTGGCCCAAGTGCTCGCCACGGTCGCCTGGACCCGTCAGGTGGTGGTCTTCACCCATGACGAGCGCCTCGCCGAAGCGGTGCGGCGGATGCAGCTCGACGCGACCGTGCTCGAGGTCCAGCGCCGCGACCGCTCGGTGGTCGAGGTGCGAGTGTCCAGCGACCCGATCCGCCGCTACCTCGACGACGCCCGCGCTCTGGTGCGCACCCCGCAGTTGCCCGCGGCGATCGCCGATGAACTGGTGGCCACCTGCTGCCGTTCCGCAGTGGAGGCGGCCAGTCTCGCCAGAGCGCGCCGTACCCTGCTCGCCGCGGGCATGAACCACCGCGAGGTGGAACGCCACATCGATGCCGCGCACTCCACCAGGGCGAAGGTGGCGCTGGCGGTGTTCGGCGTCGGCAGCAAGGTCGACGACCTGAACAAGAACCTCATCGCGTTGGAAGGACGGTGGGTGGTGGACGCACTGCGCGACGCGACGGCGGGCGCGCACGTGCCGATCGGGCGCGACATGCGCGAGCTGATCGGTGAGACCGAGAGATTCGTCGCGTGGCTGGCCCGGTGA
- a CDS encoding YchJ family protein, with amino-acid sequence MSGAQRCPCGRGDTYDECCGPVLRGERPAATAEALMRSRYTAFAVGDADYLLRSWHSRTRPREVTLDPAQRWLFLEISRTERGGPFDDTGTVAFVAHYRDADGRGALHEISRFARSDGAWVYLDGAHDA; translated from the coding sequence ATGAGCGGAGCACAACGGTGCCCGTGCGGGCGCGGTGACACATACGACGAGTGCTGTGGTCCGGTGCTGCGCGGTGAGCGCCCGGCGGCGACCGCCGAAGCGCTGATGCGGTCGCGCTACACCGCCTTCGCAGTGGGTGACGCCGACTATCTGCTGCGTTCCTGGCATTCGCGCACCCGCCCGCGCGAGGTGACCCTCGATCCGGCGCAGCGCTGGCTGTTCCTGGAGATCTCCCGCACCGAGCGCGGTGGACCGTTCGACGACACCGGCACGGTGGCGTTCGTCGCGCACTACCGGGACGCGGATGGGCGCGGCGCGCTGCACGAGATCAGCAGGTTCGCCCGGTCCGACGGCGCGTGGGTCTACCTGGACGGCGCGCACGACGCCTGA
- a CDS encoding SelT/SelW/SelH family protein: MARVAIEYCTQCRWLLRAGWMAQELLSTFATDLDEVALIPGSGGVFRITVDGEQIWERKADGGFPDIAVLKQRVRDRVAPERDLGHVDRRD; encoded by the coding sequence ATGGCACGCGTCGCGATCGAGTACTGCACCCAATGTCGCTGGCTGCTGCGGGCGGGCTGGATGGCGCAGGAATTGCTCAGCACGTTCGCCACCGATCTGGACGAAGTCGCGCTCATCCCGGGTTCGGGCGGGGTCTTCCGAATCACCGTCGACGGCGAACAGATCTGGGAGCGCAAGGCCGACGGCGGCTTCCCCGACATCGCGGTGCTGAAGCAGCGCGTGCGCGACCGGGTCGCACCGGAGCGCGACCTCGGTCACGTCGACCGGCGCGACTGA
- a CDS encoding zinc ribbon domain-containing protein: MPSYSYRCRSCGDTFEVSRPMAESSAPATCPIGHDDTVKLLTTFATVSRGGGNAPAPSPAAPPAGGCCGGGCCG, translated from the coding sequence ATGCCGAGTTACAGTTACCGGTGCCGCAGCTGCGGCGACACGTTCGAGGTTTCCCGTCCGATGGCGGAGTCGTCGGCGCCGGCGACCTGCCCGATCGGCCACGACGACACGGTCAAACTGCTGACCACCTTCGCCACCGTCTCCCGGGGCGGCGGGAACGCTCCCGCGCCGAGCCCCGCCGCGCCCCCGGCGGGCGGCTGCTGCGGTGGCGGCTGCTGCGGATGA